A single Triticum dicoccoides isolate Atlit2015 ecotype Zavitan chromosome 2A, WEW_v2.0, whole genome shotgun sequence DNA region contains:
- the LOC119351952 gene encoding transcription factor MYC2-like: MDDLLSPCSSFLPPSPSSHFSTVGQQVLEFVSREVPEQWLFDDGTMCQNADRELSPTGRTLLRSAELSELPPSLPATLQCQTKRRGRKPGPRSDGRHSAVSHVQAERLRRDKLNRRFCDLRAAVPNVSRMNKASLLADAVAYIAELRSRVARLEDEANKELEQSSVAASKFLQVDEAVDVRMVGSDAAAVRVTTAASHAPARLMGALRSLELQVQHACVSRVQGVTLQDVVVDVPPSMQDADGLRSALLQTLQDSA, translated from the coding sequence ATGGACGATCTCCTCTCTCCGTGCTCCTCCTTCCTTCCACCCTCACCGTCCTCCCACTTCTCCACCGTAGGCCAGCAGGTGCTCGAGTTCGTGTCCCGGGAAGTTCCCGAACAATGGCTGTTCGACGACGGCACGATGTGCCAGAACGCGGACAGGGAGCTGTCTCCCACAGGGAGAACGCTCCTCCGGAGCGCTGAGCTCTCCGAGCTGCCACCGAGCCTCCCGGCAACGCTGCAGTGCCAAACCAAGCGGCGGGGCCGGAAACCCGGGCCCCGCTCTGACGGTCGCCATAGCGCGGTCAGCCACGTGCAGGCCGAGCGGCTGCGCCGCGACAAACTGAACCGTCGGTTTTGCGACCTCCGAGCTGCCGTCCCCAACGTGTCCCGTATGAACAAGGCATCACTCCTGGCAGACGCCGTCGCCTACATCGCGGAGCTGCGCTCCCGCGTGGCGCGCCTCGAGGACGAGGCCAACAAGGAACTGGAGCAGAGCTCTGTGGCCGCTTCCAAGTTCCTGCAGGTAGATGAAGCGGTGGACGTGCGGATGGTGGGAAGTGACGCGGCCGCGGTGCGTGTGACCACAGCGGCCAGCCACGCTCCGGCGCGGCTGATGGGCGCGCTCCGGTCGCTGGAGCTGCAGGTGCAGCATGCCTGCGTTAGCCGCGTGCAAGGCGTGACCCTGCAGGACGTCGTCGTGGACGTGCCACCCTCGATGCAGGACGCCGACGGCCTCCGCTCGGCGCTGCTCCAGACGCTGCAGGACAGCGCCTAG